The stretch of DNA ACCCCCATCGGCTTCCCCGTCACGGTGATGACCTTCGCCCAGCGGGACACGGAGGTGCTGGAAGCCCGGCTCAAGCGCCTTTCCGACGGGCAGGCGAACCCCGTGTGCGCCTACGGGAGCCTGCAGTACTGGGAGGACCGGGAGTTCTGGCGGAATAGGGGCATTGCGGGATTGAAGGGCTACGGCGCCGTGGTGGTGCTTCCCCACCAGCCCCTCACCCCCGGGTACGCCTACGAGGTCTACATCCGGGCCCGGGTGGGGGACCAGGAGAGGAGCTGGACCTGGCAGTTCCAGGTGGACAGGGAGATGGTGCCCCTCAACGAGCCTTAAAGGCCAAGGCGCACCGCCCCGCTCCCAGGGGGCTCAGGAGGCTACAGGCGTCCAAGGCTTCCTGGGGGCGGTTCCTGTAGCGAGCGGCCAGGGCGGAGAGAACGCCCCACCAGCATAGGTCCTGGTTGTAGGGAAGGCAGAAGGCTTCCGCCGCCCGCAGGATGGGCTTCCCCACCCGCTCCACCGCCTCCATGGCCGCCCCCACCCGGCAGTTGGCCAGAACCTCTCCCTTGCCTTGAGCGCAAACCTGGGCGGCGCTCCCTTCCCCTCCCTTTTCAAAGCCTCCCCGGACGAAGGCCCCCCGGCCCACGTAGCGGGCGCAGGCCAGGGGATCGGGAAGGCTCTCGCAGACGGCGAGGGGGCGGGACACGCCCCCCTCCACCAAGCGGAGCCCCGTCACCTCGGAGCAGGCCCGGGCGGCGAGCCCCGTGAGCCCCTGGCAGGGGCGGGCGGGGTTTCCCACCACGGGCCCCTTCAGCCGCTCCCGGTAGTAGCCCCTTAGGCAAAGGAGGGGTCCCCCCGCTCGGCCGCAAACGAGCTCCGCCACCGGGAGGGGGAAAGGGGCGAGCGCGCGCCCCAGCTTCCACTCGGGGAGGCCGGGACCCGGGTGGCTGGCGACGGAGAGGATAAAGCCCGTGAGGAGGACGGCCAAGGCCAGGACCAAAAAACCGAGGACCAGAAGGACCCTTCTCGCTACATGCATAGGTAGTGCTCCAGGAGTTCTTTTCGGAGTTCCCTATCTCCCGGGTAGACCCTAGCGAGGTAGAGGGTTACGGACACCAGGAGGTCCGGTCCCTTGTGGGCTTCGTTCCAGGCGCGGCAGAGGTAGCGGGCGAGCCCCTTGCGCCGCAGGGCGTTGGCGTCGCTCTCCCTCCACGCGCCCCACCACACCTTCCGCCAGTGCTCCAGGCCGGACCGCTCGATGGAGTACCGTGGCGCCGCTTCCTCGTAGGCGGGGTTTCCCGCCACCAGCCAGCGCCAGGGGTCTACCTGCGCCCCGGAGAGGGTCACCCCGAGGGCCAGGGGCCACTCGTGCCGGGCAGGGGGGGTCGGGGCGAAGTGCCCCCAGCCCACGGCGAGCCCCAGGGTGTCCAGGCCCGAGGTGAGCCAAGCGGGCGCTTGCCCGTACGCCCAGGGCCCCTTCAGGGCGTAGGACCCGTAGGCCAGGGCGAGGACCACCGCCAGGGCCAGGGTGAGGGGGGTGTGGGGCCGGAAGGAGGAGGTGGGGAGAAGGCGGCGGGTGGCTTCCAGAGAGGGGCGCCTGTCCGCCACCCAGCGGTAGGCGAGGTTGGCGAGCCGGGGGAAGCCTGGTACCTTCCACAGCCAGGCGAGGGGACGGAAGGGGGAAGCCAGAAGGAGGGCGAAGAAGCCAAAGCCCTGGGTGTGTAGCCTCCCCTCCACCTCCACTACCCAGCTCCGCTCCGCCTCCAGGAGCTCCTGTACCCTGCCCTCCGCAGGCCGGACCTCCGCCTCCGCCAGGAAAGCTCTCCGCAACACCTCGCTCACCCGGCGGCAGAAGCCGCAACCCCCGTCGTAGTGAACCACCGCCCGGGGCAAACCCCGGCGCAGGCGGGCGCTGAGCCAAATCCCCACCTCGGGGGGCAGGAGGAGGAGAAGGGCGGCGGCCATGACCCAGGGGAAGTTGCCCACGTCCAGGAAGAGGCGGGTGAACAGGTGGAAGCCGAGGAAGCCGAGGATCCCGAGAAGCCTCAGGGGCCAGAAAGGCGCCACCAGGAGGAAAGCCCCGCCCGCCTGCAGCAAGAACGTGAGGCGGGAGAGAAAAACGGCGAGATCAGGGTAGCGGTGGACGAACTCGATCCCCAGGGGCGTGCCGTGGCTGGACTCCACCGCCCCCCAAAGCCCCTTCCCCTGGAGCCAGTAGACGTCCAGGTCCTTGGCCAGGGAGTTGGTGAAGTAGGCGGCGAAGAGGAGGACCAGGAGGGGCAGGAGGGTGGGGGTGAAAAGGCGCTCGGGCACCTCTTCCTTAAGGAGAAAGCGGGCCAGGCCGTAGCCCGCTTCCAGGGGAAGCAGGGCCCCGAGGAGCAGGAAGACGGGGATAAGGACGTGGCCCGTGTTCCACACCCAGGGGTTTCGGTCCTGCAATCCCAGAAGGAGAAGGGCGAGGAGAAGCGCGGTGAAGCGGGGACGCCAACCCACAAAAAAGAGAAGGGCCAGGACCCCGATGAGGCCGAAGAGGAGAAGGTTCCAGGCTTCGGCCCCGAAGAAGAGGGGCACCCTGACCCCGTTCACCTCCAGGACCTCGTGCCCGAAGAAGAGACCCTTATCGCTAAAGAAGGCTTCGTACCAGCGGGCCAGGGTGAGCCAGTCGGCGAAGAGGGTCCCCCCGAGGACGAGGCGAAAAAGGGTGAGGCCCAGGGGGGAGAGGGCGAAGAACCCCCAGAAGAACCTCACCCCTGGGCGCATATGGGTCACGGCAGGTTCTTGAGGAGTTCCTTAGCCCGGTTGACTTCCTCGGGGGTCAGGCGCTTCTGCCACTCGGCAACGAGGCTTTGCGCCATGGGGTGTTGCAACGCCGCCCCCCAGAGGAGGTAGGCGAAGCCCAGGGCCCGCTCCCCAGGGACAACGCCTTCCAGGATGCACAGACCGTAGATGGCGGCCGCCCCCGATTGTTGCGCGACGACATCCTTAGACAGACGGCACGCTTCGGGGCGGTTCTGCCCCACGCCCCCCTGGCCGAAGTACAGGGCGGTGGCCCAAACCGTTGTGGAGGTGGGGTCGAACCCTACAAGGGGTTTCGCCAATTCCAGGGCGCGCCGCTGGTCTGGGGGACCCCCAAGGCCAAAGAAGAGATCGTAGGCGAGGAAACCCTTAGCGAGGAGATACCCCTTGGCCGCCGCCTTCTCCCAGTACTCCCGCGCCTGCTTGGGGTTCCGGGGCAGGTCAGGGAGGTTGGCGAAGGCGAGGTAGCGAGCGGCGACGTTGAGGGCCACAGGATCCTCGGTGGCCGCGGCTTCCTTGATCAGGCGAACCCCCTCGGCCACATCCCGCTTGACGCCAGCGCTCCCAGCGATTAGGAGCATACTGTACAGGGCCTTAGCGCCGGGGTAACCCCTCTGAACGCCTTCCCGCGTGTAGGCGAGGGCTTTGGCAAGGTCTCTCTGCACCCCAAAGCCATTGGCGTAGAAAAACGCGAGCGCCCAAGCGGCCCAGCCGCTCCCCTTGGTGTAAGCCCACTCGAAGTACCGCAACGCCTTTTCCAGGTCGCGGGGGTAAGCGACACCGTTGAAGTAGAGCATTCCCAAGGCGACCCCCGCCTCGGCGTCGCCAGACTGGTACAGGGACACAAGGCGGGAATAAGCGCTTTGATCCCCCGCTTCCACCTTGGCCACCAGGTCCCATCCCTCCTGAGGGGAGAGGGCCAGGGCCAGAGGAGCCGCCAGAACGAGCGCCGCAGCGATCCAGGAACGCTTCATGCTATCACCCGAAAGCATTCTACCCGCTTACATGAGGGTCCTTTGCTAGAACAAACTGATGGCGCCTCCATCCCAGGGGAGCTTAAAGCGAGAGAGCGCTGACAATTTCTCTTTTGGCGCGGGTCTTTCGCTCAAATAAATCGGGTTAGGGCCACCTGGGTTAACGCGCATATCCACATTAATTCCGGAGTCAGAGTCGCTAAATCCGGTGGAGGTGGAGATGTCAGTAGAGGTAGTGCCGCTAGAGGTGGTGTCGGTAGAGGTGGTGGTGTCGGTAGAGGTGGTGGTGTCGGTAGAGGTGGTGTCGCTAGAGGTGGAGCTCGTGAAGCCAGTTGGGTTAGTGGGGTCAGTATTAGTGGTGCCGGTAAGGTTGGTGGAGCCGGAGGTAGGGCTAGCGGCAGAGGAACCCGAAGAAGAGCTAGGCGGCTCAGGCGGCTCGGGCGGCCCCGTGTAAGAGCACGTGTCGTTGACGAGTCGCCTGTCGTACATCTCATCCCGAGTGTTGCTTGTGAACTGGCCCGTGCCCCGGCTGGACACCCCCACCACAGAGGGCGACCAGTACTTGACCTGCCGCCAGTACTCGACGTAGACGCGCTGCCCGTCGTAGCCAGGAGGACAGGACCCGGCGGTGTTTTGCGTCCAGGTGCGGACCACCGACTCCCCTGGCGCCGTGTACGCCCCCGGGGCCACCGTGCGGCAGTCGCCGTCGTAGCAGAGGGTCCCCGGCAGGGGGCCCGAGTACGAGGCGGACACGCTCGAGGTCCCGTAGGAGCGGACGGTCGCCTGGGCGGGGGAAACGCCCTGCAGGGTGTAGACCTCGGTCCAGCTCACGCCGCTTCCCAAGCGGGACACCGCCACCTCCGAGGAGGCGGAGGTGGCGTAGACGCCGGGGAGGGCGCTCACGCTCTGGCTCTGGCCGCCGCCGAGGGAGGCCGAGTAGCCCCCGGCGGAGACCGTGGCCACCCCATCGGAGGGGAACCCCCCCCCGCCGAAAAGACGATGGTTCCGGGAACGATGCTGTAGCTCACCCTGACCGTCACAGGGTAAAAGGCGTAGAGCGCGCCCGACCAGGTGTAGGGGTTAGGCGCCCAGGCGGTGAGGTCATCCGTCCACACGTCCTTGGCCTGAACCTGGATGGGCCCGACGGGCACGTCCGTGAACGTCGAGGTGGCGCGGAAGTTCCGGGTGTAGCTCGTGGCTCCCAGGGTGACGTCTCCCCCGCCCGGCGGCTCCGGGTTGACCACCACCGTCACCACGCCTGTTCCCGCCCCAGGGTCAGGCGTGGAGCCACAGGCAACGACCCCACCTGCTCCCCCCTTTGCGCCCACGGGGAAGCGGGCGGTGAGGGTCCGGTTGCTCTCCCCCGCCGCCGAGAGCCCCACCGCCACCAGGGCCTTCCCGCCTTTCTCGGCCACAGTTAGCTTTCCCTTGGGGTAGTGTGCTTACATACAACATCGTTGTTTCGTCAATCTTGTCGCTAAGATAGTCCCGTGCAGACCTCCCTGGCCGACCTGGCCCACGCTTTGACCCGCGAGCTGGACACCCTCGAGGCCCGCCTCCAGGAGATGCGGCAAGAGCTCGAGGCCCTGATCCCCCTCCCCGTCCACTGGCGCTCCGTGCCCTGCGGCAAGGAGGGGTGCCGCCGTTGCCCCCACGGCCCCTATCCCTACCTGCGGGTGAAGAAGGGGGGAAAGTGGCGCTGGCAGTACCTGGGGAAGAACTGGACGCCCCCTGAGGGGTTCATCCCCGCTGGGCACTACCGCCACCTTCTCGCCCGCTACCACGCCCTTCTCAGGCGCAAGGTGGAGCTCCGGGAGCGGCTCAGAAAGGCGGAGGCCATCCTTAGGGGGGAATGAGGCGAGGCTCCAGGACCGAGGGGCCGAGGCCTTACCTTCACTTGCACCCGCGGATGGCGCATGAAGGGCGAGACGGCCCCGCCCTCGAGGGAGAAGGCGTGGCCCGAGACCTCCTCAGCCCCATTCAAGACCGAGGTTTTGCCCGGTAGAGGAGGGCTTGGGGGGCATTTAGGCATCTAGGGGGAAGGAAGAGGAGTTTCGTTCTTCTCTCACATACTCCCTCCGTTATTTTACCCCTCACCCGCCAACGCCTCCCTCCTTTAAGCGAAGAAGGAACGCCCTCTGTCCGTGGGGCGAGGTTGCGGTGGGGAGGGGAATGGAGCGAAGAAGGGGGTAAGGTAAAGGGTATGGGTGCGAGGTGGAAAGGTTTAGGGGATTGCGGTTGGAGGGGGTGGGCAGTAATATGGAAGGGAGGATGGCTGAGGAGCGGTTGGGGTTGGAGCTCTGGGACTACCCGGAGGAGCGCAGGCGGGTGGTGGGGGACGCCCTGGAGCGGTGGGACGAGGGGGTCTTGGCGGAAGGGGTGTGGGCCTTCCTGGTGCGCACCCGCAGGAAGCCCGACCGCCACGTCCCCGCCCTGGTGGTCCCCTTCCTGCGTTGGCTGGCGATGCAGGGGCGGAGGTGGCCCCACCTGGAGGCGGGGGACATCCGGGCCTATCTCCTTTGGATCAAGGAGCACGGCCATCCCGGGAGCACCAAGGGGCCCTTGACCTGGAACACCGTGGAGCGCTCCCGTGGGGCCATCGGCCACTTCCTCCGTTTCCTGGAGTGGG from Thermus sp. LT1-2-5 encodes:
- a CDS encoding HTTM domain-containing protein, with protein sequence MRFFWGFFALSPLGLTLFRLVLGGTLFADWLTLARWYEAFFSDKGLFFGHEVLEVNGVRVPLFFGAEAWNLLLFGLIGVLALLFFVGWRPRFTALLLALLLLGLQDRNPWVWNTGHVLIPVFLLLGALLPLEAGYGLARFLLKEEVPERLFTPTLLPLLVLLFAAYFTNSLAKDLDVYWLQGKGLWGAVESSHGTPLGIEFVHRYPDLAVFLSRLTFLLQAGGAFLLVAPFWPLRLLGILGFLGFHLFTRLFLDVGNFPWVMAAALLLLLPPEVGIWLSARLRRGLPRAVVHYDGGCGFCRRVSEVLRRAFLAEAEVRPAEGRVQELLEAERSWVVEVEGRLHTQGFGFFALLLASPFRPLAWLWKVPGFPRLANLAYRWVADRRPSLEATRRLLPTSSFRPHTPLTLALAVVLALAYGSYALKGPWAYGQAPAWLTSGLDTLGLAVGWGHFAPTPPARHEWPLALGVTLSGAQVDPWRWLVAGNPAYEEAAPRYSIERSGLEHWRKVWWGAWRESDANALRRKGLARYLCRAWNEAHKGPDLLVSVTLYLARVYPGDRELRKELLEHYLCM
- a CDS encoding tetratricopeptide repeat protein, coding for MKRSWIAAALVLAAPLALALSPQEGWDLVAKVEAGDQSAYSRLVSLYQSGDAEAGVALGMLYFNGVAYPRDLEKALRYFEWAYTKGSGWAAWALAFFYANGFGVQRDLAKALAYTREGVQRGYPGAKALYSMLLIAGSAGVKRDVAEGVRLIKEAAATEDPVALNVAARYLAFANLPDLPRNPKQAREYWEKAAAKGYLLAKGFLAYDLFFGLGGPPDQRRALELAKPLVGFDPTSTTVWATALYFGQGGVGQNRPEACRLSKDVVAQQSGAAAIYGLCILEGVVPGERALGFAYLLWGAALQHPMAQSLVAEWQKRLTPEEVNRAKELLKNLP